The nucleotide window CTTGTGAAAAACAGCTTTGTGGTGAGGGGAGGGTTAGGCTTGTTTATAAACAAGGATATCTTGACTTTAGGGAGAGATTCTGGGCAGAGCAACCAATTataaaacatgaggaaaataGGGAACACTGAAACGTttgcagcaagagagaggtgcAGGATTTTTGCTGCGGGGACATTTCCAGAAGGTCTAGGGACTGGGCATCCTTAGCAAATAAGAACAGAATAGAAGAGCCGTGTAGGTTAAATGTTCCCAAGCACTTAGGCACCAAACCAAGTTGCAAAATCATTTCCACTAGTGAGACCAGCCATGGACCATGAAAGGTGGCTCAAACATGATGCTGGATCCTCTTCTGACTCGCCTGTGTAATTCTGGCTACGCCTGTGTAGCCCTGATGACTTCGTGTGATGCGTGGCAGAGTGCGTGCTCCAGGGCGGAGGCCTGGCTTCCATCTGGGGTAACGCTGCCCTCAGAAGATCGATGCTAGAGCTCTATGGTTGGGTCTGTGCTATCCCCTGGGCTGCTGCAATGCCCTTATGTTCCTTGTAAATGACCAGTGAGTAAGTTTTGCGCAAATATGGGATGCTGCAGGAATGTTTCTGGAGGATTGGAAATGCAGCTTTCTTAATTTGAGGAGCTAAgtttatatatgtacatttatGTATAACggtatatatattaaaattatagaTATTAAATTATAACCACATATTAATTATGTGTAATAATTAGAATTAATACCCCTAGTAACTATAATTAAAGTGCAATAATTACATATAAAAACGTCTTGGATGCAGATCCTTTTAATGTAACTTCTTTCTGTTGTGAATTGACAGCTAATATCCTGGAAAAAACCTGCTACTCGGTTATTGGTATTTGCATAAAACCGTTAATCCCTCCCCCTGCTTGTTTTGCAGCAGCGCTGGGCTGAACGTTGCACTGCTGCGTACCAGGGCACAtgggagctgctcctgctccgTGAGGAGTGGCAGGAGGCTGCCCCAGATAGATGAAtagttcctttttcctttctgtccagCAGTACAATGTAACAAACTTGAACGAAATTTTCATTTATGTCAAGGCTTCCCGGCTGCATGCTGCTTCAGTAATTCACAGAGTAACCTATTCAAGTTGCCTGGCTGTTAACTTTTTACTTGCCAGCTTTCAAAAAGCTGGGTGGGTGTCCAGTTGCGTTCTCACTGAGATCCTGACATTTACTTTGCTgtacaaattaaaaatagcagcTGCTCAGTTGATTTCAGTGTATCGGATGattgcagcagagcagagagccTGTGGGCTGCTGTCCTTCCTCCTGAGGACACTTGCCAGTGATAACTTGAAGAACTTTTAAGTGCTCACATGTCTCAggagcacaaaaaagaaaaaaaaaaaaaaaactggtttGTGGATAtatgagaggaggaggaagggtagGAAAGGGAAGAAGGCTTGTTTTTTGAAATGTGATTCTTTGTTTTTTCGCTTACGTTAAAGCAGCGTTTAAAAAAAGGTTTACTCAGCCAGTTAATGTTACTTTACCTGCATTCCAGTTCACAAATGAGCACAACACACCAAATATGCAGAAAGAGGTTTTTGTGTTGGCTTTGGGGTCATGGTGTGACTGGTTTTAGTACACTTTTTCATGGGATTACTTGTGCTTTAGCTCACAGAGCTTTGCCTCCAAGCAAGTGAAAGGCAAACGGTTAAAGGAATGTATGTAGTGGCAGTGCCTCTTCTGTCTGTAGAGGAGTTTTACCTATCATTCTTCAATGGGAACAAATCAAATAAGGATCACAGACAAAAAGCCTGATTCCTAAAAGTTGAATGCAATGCTCCTTGGTATCATAAAAAGTCCTGTAGATGTTCTGCAGTTGGACAGGACAAATGTAGAGCAAATAGTTCCTTAGGTGGGAAGTCCAGTCAAGAAAACCTTTGACACAGAAAAGAGTGGAATATTAAACTGCTCTTGTGATTTCATTAGGGAAATTAAAGTGGTTATAAATTTACTGCGTAATTTGGACATCTTAAACTTGTGGCActgaaaagttttattaaaatcatttcagacaaacagactttgttttttctgattCCTTCACTTTCCTGTGAACCGTTGGTCTATGCTGTGTGTGTCTGGGAACCTTGGCAGAAACCAGTTAAGTTAGAGAAACCTGAATTGCAGCTTTCCAGAATCAGTGAAGTAAAGAAACACATACAAGGGTGCTTGTGTTACCAGTTACTTCTTTTACTAAATAATTACATAGGTCTTGTCAGCAAAGCACTAGTGAACCATCAAGGATTGCTTCCCAGGGCTGGAGCCATCAAGTCCAGCTTAAATGTTTCTGTCAACATCTAAATGAAACATACAATTTCCTTAAACATCTGTGTAATTCTTGTGCCTTGCTGGGCCATCTGAACTCTTAGGaactaaaataatctttttctttccttaagtaTACCCAGAACTACTTGCTTATAGATCTGAGATGCTTGTTGTATCAGCCTGTACCTTGTAATGAAAATGCTTACCCTGTCAAACAGGCTGTGGAGTAACAGTCATAAGTGTGCTCCACTGTTCTTAATTTTGGATTTAACAGTTTAGTGCAGTGACCAGCAGTGTAGGAGATGTAGGTCTAATTTCAACCCCTGCCTTGCAGGTAAATTAAGTAGGAAATGTTGCCTGGGGGATCTGTCATTCACTTCCTTTTGGAATTATTCTATGAAAAGTGGGTTCCTTGgccagaggaaaaaagaaaaaaaaactcttAATGGCTAGGTCACACCCTAGGAGAAGTGGTACAGCACCCCTGCACAGCTGGCACTCAGAAGTTTGCATTTATAGTTCCTGACTGGACCCAGTCTAAAGGCTacaagttgtttggggttttttttgttacctGTCTGGGTATTGTGTGGACTGGGAGGTGTGCAGCCCCCACACATGGGAAGGAGGTGGTGGTTATATTGTTTAAATATTAGTAAGACTTTTGTAGTTTAGCCAGCAGTTAAATACTACCTAGATTATCCTTCCTTGGGAAGGAAAAATGAATTGCCAAAAAACATCAGAGAGAAAGCAGATACGTTGGTAGGCATGAATGAAGGGTTTGTGTAGGGGGATCAGCCTTggctgaaagagaaggaagggctGTGTGACCACAATGCAGACATCTTTGTTGCATGGTTTAATTTACTTCAGCTTGGGATTCACAGGCTCAACATGCCTTTATATGCTCAGCTGCACAGGACATTCTCTTCAGTGTTGTGGAAAGATTGTGTCCACAGATTCCTGAATTTTGGTTTCTTCTCTCCAAGATTATTACAGTCCTGCAATGTTGGGCCTGAAAACTGATCAGGAAGTCCTTGGAGAACTTGTGAAAATGAAAGTTccagctgtggcagagctgatGGAAAGACATGGAGTGATGTGGACCCTAGTGGTGTCACGCTGGTTTATATGCTTGTTCATTGACATTCTTCCAGTAGAGGTAATTGGTAACGTAAAGTTCTCTTAACATACACTCGCAATTGTTGTTTCATTGGTACTGCTTTAGTAGTAATTACCTACTGGAAATCAAGAAGCTATAATCTgaattctctccttttctgcagaCTGTGCTCCGAATATGGGATTGTTTATTCTATGAAGGGTCAAAGATCATCTTCCGTGTGGCCTTAACATTAATTAAGCAACACCAAGCTTTTATTTTGGAAGCCACAAACTTCCCTGACATTTGTGACAAATTTAAGCAGATCACCAAAGGAACATTTGTAACAGAGTGTCACAGCTTCATGCAGGTAAAATCTCTGCAGCTTTTAGAtgttacaaattaaaaacaagactgacttaaaaatgttttgctcagTCGAAACAGATGGATACAGTTAGGAGAAATGTACTGTGGGAATTGCCAAAGGGACAAAGAATGTTTTTACATAAGAAACTCCAACCTTtctaagaatttttaaaaaagaattatctAAATCTGTATATAGCAATCCATTCACAGTATCTgttgtacagggaaaaaaaatctttttgcccTTTTTACCAGTTAAGGCAGGAAGTCTGACAAGAAAATAACTTTAGTGCATTCTTTCAGTGAACTATGGATtatgtttctgtgcttttttcagATGAACCGTATCAGAGTATTGCAGACACAAAGTGAATTTTAAACTTGCATTGATAAATCTTTATAGTGCCAGAATATATTGTTCTGTTTAGAACAAAAAGGTAGCACCAACTTCTTATTTCCAAACTAAGAATTATTCTTGTAAATTATTAATAGATTGGATGCCAAATCTGTATAGAACATTAGATTCAGAGCTTAACTCAGAAGATGGAAATGTAAAAGATGTTAGCTTCAAAAAAGTAACAGGAGCACATCTGTCATAAAACACTTGGCTACCTCCACTACCACTGTTTGCCTAGTGTGCACAAAACTTCATCCCAGCAGGTGACTTTTACCCCAAAAAGAGTTTCATGCTCATGTCAGAGCTCTGTGCATAGGTCTGTCATAGTAGGATGTCATTCATGTTACGTTTCATTTTTTGctcatacagaagaaaaataagcttaaCGTACTAGTGTTTGAgtctttaaagtaaaataaattgcaGGTGGAGCTTTAATTTAGAAGGGAGATGTTTGAGGCGTTTTTCCTATTCCATAAAGGGTTTTGAATAAGAGTTTTGTTAAATGTTAATTGCCATGAGATACAAACACTTGTCCTTGAAGgacttccccctcccccccctttttattTAACTACATTTTACAGCAGCTGTTTTTAGAAAATCAACTACCTTTCTCTTGCAGTTATCTTgaataaaacagtttattttaaatgtattggcTGCTGTAGTGAGGGAGCTTTGAAGGCAATTAAATAAACAGTTTAGGTTAGGTTCTTATATAACTTTGAAAGACTTTTGGGTttggatttgtttggggttttttttcagcagtacAGATACTAGCATCAGTAGAGGGGATGACTGTTGAGTATTTTCTGTTGCCCTCTGCTTGAACAAAACCTTAGTTTTTAGTTTAATGCAGTGCAGGCTTCTTTACCAGAATGCTGTTCAGAACTGGCTCATTTATAATCTTGTCTCCAGAGTTGTCAGTTACAACTACAGAGAGCTGAGGGGCCCACACATCTTAACTGTAGGTTGAAGTGCATAAACTTGCAGCTTGCCCTGTAGTTTTAGATGAAGTAGTGGAAACAAATGTATTGTTCTCGAGCAACAagtcaaagtggaaaaaaaaaaaaaaaaacacaaaacaacacaGATATGTGATGGCTTTTGAAGTAGTTGAAATTCTTACATCCATATACATTACTACCCTGGAAAGCCTGGGAAAGAAGACCAAAGGTAGCATAGCAAGGGattgagactgatttttttttttttttttttttttttttttgcagtaggAACATACTgttctctgcatgtgtgtgttcCAGAGCCTGAACACCCTGTGCTGGCACCACATGGGAAATGTACTTGTGCTTTGCAGCATTACCTAGGATGGCTTAATATGTTCTAAATATGTCAGCCACCCCCCAACACAAATgccttctaaaataattttaactggaCGCTTATATTCAAACTAGCTTTTGTATTGTTGCTTTTGTGTAACTTACAGCACTTGTTAGGAGCTACAGGTTTACCATGTCTTTACAGCAGAGTAGATGAAGATGCTACCCCGTCACAAGGAGGCCAAACAGCAGTAATCATGGCACAGTGTGGATATCAACGCAGGGATTTCACACTTCAGATAATTATGTGAGAATTCCAGCATGTTTTCCAAAGCCAACACTTTAACTaagaattttctccttttgcCCACAGAAAATATTCACAGACCCTGGAAGCTTGCCTATGGCAACAATCAACAAACTTAGAGAGActtgcagagagaaggtgctttcTCAGGGATAACTCACCAGACTTAACCAGGTGGTCAGATACTACAGCAATGACACATTCCTCTATTTGCACTGACTAAAGCACACTTTAAGCTTTCCATGAGTTAACTGACACTTGACCAATTTTTCCTGCCTTTCAAGTAAGTGTTATTAACACTTTGTACTGTATGTTAGACTTGATAACTGGAAGTGGTGGTTCCGTtcttgttgttttgggtttttttaaaggattaaagTGTTTTCAGAGTAGAATGTGATCAGTGTCAGGaccctccttttaaaaaaaagtcaccatcCTTGTCTTTTCAGGGCATTTTGTAATGTTAAAAACCCCCCCAGGTGTATAAAATGATATATCCTTCTTATTGTATTAACTGTGACACCACTATCAtttgtacaaaataaattaatttaatttgtcaGAACCTGTTTCTTGGTGTGAAGAGAATAGAATATCTATCTGATATCTTTCCTGACTGCCAGTAGTTGGCTAGAATACAAGCATCTTCCTTTTTCCTTGCTGCTATCACTTAAGGAACTCAAGTATGGTAAAGTACAGGACAAGACAGCCATGAGGAAGGTGATCTTTATCTTCACTAGCAGTTACTCTGTGCAGTGTATGATGACTCTTCAGGTAAAGGCAGCAGGGAACATGTGGAAGTCCAGGCTCCAGAAAGCAGTAGCGAAAATTCCTCTATAACACTTAATATTTATATGCTTATTCAGGGTTTTCTAGTTCTACCAGAGTAGGTAACATGTAATTTGACTCAATCATTTCTCACTTTGTTATAAGGGATGCTGAAAGTAGATACTGTACTTCTACTTTGTGCTGGTATACTGAGGTGGCACTACAGGTGCTATATCCTCATATACTTGTATCTCTACAAATTTGGGGAAAAACACTTGTAAAGAAAGACAGCCACAAACAACATCCTTCTTCCTTGACAGGGTGAGGCATCAGGCACTTACAAGGCTATACCTTAATGCAAATCTAACTAGCCTACCCCTGGGCAGAAACAAGCTGGGGCCAGGTGCCTGGGACTTGCTTTCTTGTCCTTACAGAGCCCTCTCGTGGCCAAATCTTCCCCGCATCTtcctgctggggaagggagggaagacaGCTGAAGAGAGACCAGCCATTTGTGCTTTTCATTCTCCCTGTTGAAAGCCTCACCATTTAACACCACACTCCTTTTCAGACACTACTCCAAGCTATCTTCATTCCTTGTCAAGCAAGGCTTTTTTTTGTCTCCCCCCTGCAGATTGAGTTTCTTTCATTcctcagcagggaaaaaaaccaaaacttttcagAGGAAGTAGATGAGTGAGTAGACAGCTACACAGCAGTATGATTCCAAGCTATCCCATCTTTACAGTACCAGATATAGAGCTTTTTCCTCGAGTACCAAATTATAAGGACAGTAGCAGTGCCATACTTCTAGTACATCAGCAGGTATTAGGAAATACTAGTTTATTCACCACTGCCAAAATCCAGAGTTTCCAGATACCTCTGAGGTCCAAAGTGTCTTTGGCCAGCCAGTTCTCCTTGTCAGCAGCACAGTGTTCTGTGCCTTGGTTCCTGCCCTGCATAGTTGGCACTGTTAACACTTAAATGTTACTGCAGGAGGGGGTCAGGGAAGTTTTAAACACAAAGGTTCATTCCCAGCACATTACAACACACATAAGGCTCAGCAGACATGCATTTCCTACTCTGTGGTAAGAATCCAACTTTAAAACATAAAGTGTCATTTATACAGTCCTTATTCCAAGTTTCTTAGCAGCACTTCTGGAAAGCAATGCTTAGCAGGGCAGACCAATGTACTGACACTTCTCAGCAAGTGGCAGTTTAATGAAGGAGTTAACTTCTTCAGATCTCAGGTTATTGATACACAGAAGCTTTACCTGTTTCCAAGCACAAAGTCCAAAACAAGGGACTGTTTTGAAGATGCACAGTTAAGCCTCACCTTTGTGCTAGAGAAAAAACTTAGAACACTTATTTAACACAACTCCACACTAAGGATTGTTTAAAACTTCCCCAGTAGAGCCAAACCACAACCTTAGCACTTAGCAAACAGTCAAACATTTTTAAGAGTGATCAGAAACACTaagatatacagaaaaaaagtgtcTTTATTAGCATTGTTACAGGCAATGCATACATAAGAACTGATCCTTAAAGTGTACAACCCCCAGCCAAGTTTAAAGCAAGAGAATCAGCAGATTGAGATCTATATTGTACACATGTGCAGTAACAGGATCTCTCTGGACCTTCCAACAGAATAGACTGAAATCACtttacaaaaaaagtaaataaaaataacacccattttaaaaaagtaCCAGCTCCTAACAAGCTGGTATAGCATCAAAAATATCAAACAAGGGAGTTGTCCAATCATTAAAGAGTTCCTGTAAGGTTGGAGTATTGTGTCGTTCACACCCTGCATGTGCCAGGCATTAAGTTTAAAGCTAAGTAAAAAATACACACCTAAGAGACAAGGTGGAGCATAGATTTTAAGTTTTGATTTTGTCAGTTGTTACTAAACTTTAAATGCATCATCAGTATAATTAACATCATCACTGAATGGCAGCAGTACAAAGAATGAACTTTTTCCCTTTGTTAAGAATTCTGAAATTGAGTCAGTGTGAATTAGCAACATCCCTCTCTGGAATCTTTAGCTGACATGACCTTACGCCAATTCCAAAAAAGCACCCTTAAAAACTTTTTGCTTGTTTCTAAGTGGGTAAATATTTAAACTAGTTAGCAAAATTAAACACCAGaattttcagaagttatttttgtgCATAGTTAAATGCTGCAAGATGATTTCACATTTAATAAAGCAGACTTTAAAGAAGAAGCAATTTGCAAGAAAAGGTATTCCCTTACAATATCAATCTCAGCTCAGGGgaaatgtgtgggtttttctttttcccagcctCTTGCAATTGCTTTTCATCTACACTGAATTTTAGTGCAAGTCATTAAATTGTTTGATATCCAGCATGGCTCCTCTTTCTACCAATCAAGTAAGCAATCAAGACAATGAGAACAAGACCAGCAAGGGCTGCACCAACTATTATAGGGATCAGCATGTTATTTTCATCCAGTTGACATTCTTCcactgaagagagagaaaaagatccATGTTAGGCACCCATGCAGCAACAGATGGCTATAGCCAGAACTTCAAGCTTCTGCGCTCAGCACACAGATAAAACTGGCTCAAGTTAACTTCTAGCTTAGCTTGCCAACAACCAAAAGGAAGCCAAGTCAGGATGAGGTCTTTCTAGTACTAGTTTTGTATGTACAATATGAAGATTTATAATAATTGTTGCCTTATCAAGAGCTGTTACTGTTGCACACAGGCTTAGCCATCAGAGATATCCATGCAAGTCCTCCCCTATGTTTTGCTTTAACCACAGTCCCAAAGGACAGTGTTCACTAAAAGAGTTAGGAACTTCCCAGAACTCTGCCCCTTTAGTTAGGGCAGAAAGTTAACACTCTTCCTTAACTCTTCTCTGGACCACAAGGAGCAAGTCCTAGTTATTTCAAAGTTTTTTACATACTTCTTGCACTAGCCTCAACTCAGACATCAGTCCCCATATCATCTACAGCAGAGACTAAGCATAGCACCCACAAGCTGACATTTGACTACAGAATATTATGTTTATATCAAAGTGTACTTCACAAACCTTCAGTTCCCCCTGCAAGATGTAAACCTCTTACCTGCCCCAAATTTGTCTCCATCAATCTTGAAAACCTGAATCTGAACATCAAATACATTGACAAGTGCGTCTTTTGTGACCTGGAGGTTCTCCTCTGCACTGCACTTGTAGGAGTTCCCTACTGTAGCTCTCAGGTCACTCATGCTGTTGTTCGATGCTTCAAACTTTGGAACTGTGCAAGAGAAAGTCTTATTACAAAATCCTGAAGAGCAGGAGCCGTAAGCTCATAGAGCCTAGATTCAATACGTTCATCCCCAACATTTCTAACATGTTATTTAATGTAGGCAACCCTGAATATTTATACAAGTAGTGACTGAAAGTAGACTTCTTAAAACTCCTTACCTTTTGCTTCAGAAGGCAGAGTTGTGCTTACATTCAAACCTTGCAGGAAGAATTTTTCAGTActtgcattctttaaaaaaaaaaaaagaaaccagtagtTGTCATTTAAGTTACTGATGTACAACATAAGCTGTTAACATTTGGGTTCAATTCTGCATGCATTTTGAGAAAGGTTTTCAAAGGATGGTCCACAATTTGGATTAGCATCCAAAGGAAGAGCTTTAGTTGCACTCTAGGAGAGAACAGCTACAGAAGATATGCACCTTTGAGAAGGCTGCTTTGGGGGAGGTAAGCGGGGACTGTCCCCCCTCAGACTGCTGACTTGACTTCCACACTACAGGCACAGCACCCCCCATGCCTTAACCAGGCTGCTGCAACAGTCTCACCTGTGGTACAGATACAGCTTTAAAGCAGCTCAGTACCCCACAGAGATGTGGGGAGTCATTTAATAACAACAGGTCAAGGTGGTCACATTTGATCAATCTCACAAGTATTAGAAGGAGCACGAAGCTCTGACAAACACAGTGGATTTGGTCCTCAAGGGTCCACAGCTCTAATACAGCACTAGGGCAGGGCTGTGGAAAACAGGATTCCCAACCATCATAGAAGACCATAAAACAAGCACACATGGCCCTTGGGCTAGACACAGAATATTAATGAGGATTTAAATCCAGTTCTGGACTTGTACGATTAGACGAAATACCTACTTGTCACAGGCTGTTCACAGTTTGGGCAAGAAGCTTTAGAGAGTTGGCAATACAACCTTAAAAGAAATCCCCATTCCagacaaaatacatttctgtgtatacatatgtatgtgtgcatatatacgTGTACATATTATTTCCTCATAATGGTTACCAAGTATTAAAACCTCTAAATCctagtattaaaaataaaggaattatttATTCCCCTCTCTGtagttgcatctttttttctcttgtacttGTCCCAATTAGTCTTCCCCACATGAAAAGTCTTGCAGGCCCTACATGCTGTCTAGAGATTCTTACCAATGCAAAGTGGAAGATAACCCTTGTTTTCTCAAAAGTCAGATTCAAGAAGGCAGACGTATTGTCGCATCTCCCAGAGAAAGTTGTATTATGTGGTATGAAATTCAGCAAGTCCAAACCCATCTGTGAGAGAAGAGGACCAGATATGGCATTTGAAGAGAGTAACACATCACCACACATTCAGTCAACTTCTAGCTTGCCTGTACTCATGCACACAGTGCGTATTTGCCCACACGTTACAGACACCGGGGCAGGTATGTGTGCCAGTTAGAGGCTGGCGTATGCTGCACCCGAGTTACCAGGCTGGCACAGAGTTAACAAAGAGCACGCTCGCATGCTTAAGGAAGCCTTCTGCAGCCCTGACTGGCTGCAGTCAATGACCTGCTGCTTTCTCCACACTAAACATCTTTGGTCCAAGCAGCTTAAGGAAAAACATCAATAAACACCGCTACACAAGGGGCAACAAGCCGTAAAATACCGCTTTGCCATAACAAAGAGGCAATCAAGGGAACCGCCTGTAAGCACGATCATCTTGCAACTCCCTTCAGTTCAAAATGCTTTAGATTTGACTGTGGTACGTGATTTTATACCGTCCTGTATCTGCAGAAGACTGAGTTAAATGCACTTGCCAAACAATCAAATAGAAACCTCTCAGTAGCTCTAAGCTGATCCTCATGTGACTTTGGAAAACCTATTTGCCACCTCCTCACTGGTCACTGCACTACGGATCAGCTGTTCAGCAGAGCTAGAATGCCATGCTATATGCTCAGGGAACTTCACACAATTAAAGGTGGCTAAAACACAGCTGCCATCAGCACCAGCTACTGTACAGCCACACACCAGCTCTCAGTGCTCATGATTTTACTTCTCAGTCATCATCATAAATGCAATAGATTCCTCTGCACCACAGCATTAAGCAGCTAAATCCTACAGATACCACCCTCCTCACACACCAGGTCCTTCCTCACTGAGATCCAACTTAAACTACACAAAAGCCACCATAATTTGTTTGCCAATGCTCATCCTCGTTACCTCAGATTAAGCCACAGGCTAGGAAAAAGCAGCTTGTGATCAAAGGTCCTTGTAACAAAGCTTCACTGAACATAAAGGTTTGCTGACCCTTGGTATCTGTTTCCTATTGAGGGCTTTCAGCCGTCTCTTTGGGATTACTCCTCAAGCTTTGCCTTACCGGTCAGCAGGCAACAGGTTTGTCCATGGGGCCGGCAAGCTTGGCTTCGCATCAACAACAGAGGGAAAgaacctgtgccagggctggaTCTTACATAAACCATGTAGCATTCTTGCTGTTAAAATCAGCCATTAAGTAGCTCTTAAGCATTAAAGTCAAACCCAAGCCTCTTTGGTGCTGGCTGGAAATTAAGTCACAAGCCTGTCCAGTTTTACAGCAGTAACAATTTTCCCTTCTAACAGTCATTCACTGTTTTTATTCAGATGCCTCACGCCAAATTCCTGCATTTAAcagttaaaaaatattgtttagatGGCATCTTTGATATGATAACAGATTCCCCCTACTCATATCTTGATAATTTTTACTGCTTCTGTGGAATAGCCGCATACACTTACTGGATTTGACAGACAAGTTTAGTACTCTCACTGAATGAAAAAATCTTTCATGACCACTTTCAGTAGAAGAGAACTATTGAAATTGTCACTAGTCTAGTCCAAGTTAAGCAATTCAAATAAAGGACAAACATGGACGAACATCACAAAGAACtgggatttttaaagaaaaaagttagcCTATAATAGTTTACCAAGTCTTCCCCAAAGAAGGAATCTTaaggctttggagaaaaaaaaagtacctttccATCTTTTTTTGGATAGGTGATATTAAGCTGTAACCCCATGTAGGCCAGTACACAGGTTCCATTTGGACCAGTCACATTGTATTTCCCAACTGCAGGATTTGGGGGCGATGCAGTTGGTGCTGGGCTAGTTGTTGGAACCTGGCTAGTAGTCTGTTTAGGAGTTGTAGGCGCTACAGCAGTAGTTGAGACCATATCTTCAGCACATTCAGTCtctggagagaaaggaaaacagtcaTTACCAAACAAAATGAAGCTGTGGGATGATCTACCTTTTTAATCCTCAAGGGAAAGGAGGACACAATTTCAAGTAGCTTTTCCTAATAGAAGATAATCAAAGCTCAGAAACGCAATGGTAAAGCACTACCTAAATTCTTGTCACAAAGTCTGAGACACTTTTAAAGCTTGGCATAGGAAAGTGACCCCTCTGCTGTTGTTTACAGAAGTTCACCATGACCACATCTACTTTCACTCATGTCTGTCATTTCACTTTGCCATCAAGTCAGGATAAATAAGATACTGCTACGCTGACAGAGCCAGCATTCCCGCCGAATGTTCACAGCAGGGCTGAGATAAGTACCCCTCAGATGCTCTGGGCACCCGTGGGCTAGAGGCAGAGGAACAGTTCTCCTGCCCACTGGTAAAAGTGGTCTCCCAGGAGATGTggtctccctcccctctcctcagtTACACTAC belongs to Strix uralensis isolate ZFMK-TIS-50842 chromosome 2, bStrUra1, whole genome shotgun sequence and includes:
- the LAMP1 gene encoding lysosome-associated membrane glycoprotein 1 isoform X1, with translation MARAQGARRLLAAAALLGFLQASSSFEVKDSSGKVCIIADLTVDFSVEYKSRGQKEFAHFFLPQNATVEPQSSCGSGNTSHPILVLGFGAGHSLSLNFSELADKYQVEELVFHYNLSDATLFHNSTAGEVKRVSHKTIIQAYVGTKYRCISSKHVNMKNVNITFSNVTLEAYLTNGTFSMNKTECAEDMVSTTAVAPTTPKQTTSQVPTTSPAPTASPPNPAVGKYNVTGPNGTCVLAYMGLQLNITYPKKDGKMGLDLLNFIPHNTTFSGRCDNTSAFLNLTFEKTRVIFHFALNASTEKFFLQGLNVSTTLPSEAKVPKFEASNNSMSDLRATVGNSYKCSAEENLQVTKDALVNVFDVQIQVFKIDGDKFGAVEECQLDENNMLIPIIVGAALAGLVLIVLIAYLIGRKRSHAGYQTI
- the LAMP1 gene encoding lysosome-associated membrane glycoprotein 1 isoform X2, translated to MRSFLQASSSFEVKDSSGKVCIIADLTVDFSVEYKSRGQKEFAHFFLPQNATVEPQSSCGSGNTSHPILVLGFGAGHSLSLNFSELADKYQVEELVFHYNLSDATLFHNSTAGEVKRVSHKTIIQAYVGTKYRCISSKHVNMKNVNITFSNVTLEAYLTNGTFSMNKTECAEDMVSTTAVAPTTPKQTTSQVPTTSPAPTASPPNPAVGKYNVTGPNGTCVLAYMGLQLNITYPKKDGKMGLDLLNFIPHNTTFSGRCDNTSAFLNLTFEKTRVIFHFALNASTEKFFLQGLNVSTTLPSEAKVPKFEASNNSMSDLRATVGNSYKCSAEENLQVTKDALVNVFDVQIQVFKIDGDKFGAVEECQLDENNMLIPIIVGAALAGLVLIVLIAYLIGRKRSHAGYQTI